Proteins encoded by one window of Actinomycetota bacterium:
- a CDS encoding EVE domain-containing protein encodes MPSYWIAVSGEANFAKTRELNFELQGFKTRQRRKAERMADGDKLVWYITKEMAFAGYATITGTYFEDHDPIWEGKKSAAAGKPSEDYPWRVPIRAELVLDRDDWIDVEGIARQMTYVSKWPAEHWRLAFQGNLHDIPEEDFERIKAALEETAAKAKA; translated from the coding sequence ATGCCGAGCTACTGGATTGCCGTAAGCGGGGAAGCCAACTTTGCCAAGACCAGGGAGCTGAACTTCGAGCTCCAGGGCTTCAAAACCCGCCAGCGGCGCAAGGCCGAACGCATGGCCGACGGCGACAAGCTTGTCTGGTACATCACGAAAGAAATGGCGTTCGCCGGGTACGCCACCATCACCGGCACCTACTTCGAGGACCACGACCCCATCTGGGAGGGAAAAAAAAGCGCCGCGGCTGGAAAACCATCGGAGGACTATCCCTGGCGGGTGCCGATCCGCGCCGAGCTCGTCCTGGACCGCGACGACTGGATCGACGTGGAGGGCATCGCCCGGCAGATGACCTACGTCTCCAAATGGCCAGCCGAGCACTGGCGCCTGGCGTTCCAGGGCAACCTCCACGACATCCCCGAGGAGGACTTCGAGCGCATCAAGGCGGCGCTCGAGGAGACGGCGGCGAAAGCGAAGGCCTAA
- a CDS encoding PH domain-containing protein, with amino-acid sequence MPLHPNVRKLWQVVALLVTVPLAIAVGVPGILLDLPTLLVGAAVLLVLTPAAVVPRLAYRRWRYAIREHDLYTSKGAIWHIETLVPFDRIQFVESRQGPLDRAFTLTQVIVYTAAGKAASIPGLDRATAETIREDLSKVAGAPSV; translated from the coding sequence ATGCCGCTGCACCCGAACGTACGTAAACTCTGGCAGGTCGTCGCCCTGCTGGTGACGGTGCCGCTGGCGATAGCGGTCGGCGTGCCGGGGATCCTTCTGGACCTTCCCACCCTCCTCGTGGGGGCAGCGGTTCTGCTGGTGCTCACGCCGGCCGCCGTGGTCCCCCGTCTCGCCTACCGGCGCTGGCGTTACGCCATCCGGGAGCACGACCTCTACACGTCGAAGGGCGCCATCTGGCACATCGAGACCCTGGTGCCGTTCGACCGCATCCAGTTCGTCGAGTCCCGGCAGGGTCCCCTCGACCGGGCGTTCACGCTCACCCAGGTCATCGTCTACACCGCTGCCGGCAAAGCAGCAAGCATCCCGGGGCTGGACCGGGCAACCGCCGAAACCATACGAGAGGACCTCTCCAAAGTTGCCGGCGCACCCAGCGTCTGA
- a CDS encoding DUF3052 domain-containing protein produces MASRALAPGVPGQPPRHPRGGLRAHQGGARGDGGESEGLTTATTQKKTDYSGTPLHKKLGIKEESLVLLVSAPTGFHNLLGPLPEGAEIVQGPGDPLDVVLLFVTQQEDLQGRFDELAEMLTSAGGLWVAWPKKSSKIGTDLGFEAVQGIGLASGMVDNKSCAIDADWQGLRFVYRKKDRGARD; encoded by the coding sequence ATGGCCAGCCGAGCACTGGCGCCTGGCGTTCCAGGGCAACCTCCACGACATCCCCGAGGAGGACTTCGAGCGCATCAAGGCGGCGCTCGAGGAGACGGCGGCGAAAGCGAAGGCCTAACCACGGCGACGACCCAGAAGAAGACCGACTACTCCGGCACGCCGCTCCACAAAAAGCTCGGCATCAAAGAGGAGTCGCTGGTCCTGCTGGTCTCAGCCCCGACCGGGTTCCACAACCTCCTTGGCCCGCTGCCGGAGGGGGCTGAGATCGTCCAGGGCCCGGGGGACCCCCTGGACGTGGTTCTGCTGTTCGTCACGCAGCAGGAGGACCTTCAGGGCCGCTTCGACGAGCTTGCGGAGATGCTCACCTCCGCCGGAGGCCTGTGGGTGGCCTGGCCGAAGAAGTCCTCGAAGATCGGCACCGACCTGGGTTTCGAAGCGGTCCAGGGGATCGGCCTGGCATCCGGCATGGTGGACAACAAGTCCTGCGCGATCGACGCCGACTGGCAGGGCCTGCGGTTCGTCTACCGCAAGAAGGACCGCGGGGCTCGCGATTGA
- a CDS encoding PH domain-containing protein: MAAEGLKLKPSAVPIWFLYDVGKGILGILPVFFAGPAAIPFVAGAGLLMLIAPAIRYSRFRYDIQGNTLIVQGGLFSRWRRVIPRERVQSVDVVQKLRHRAFGVVELRIEAVGGKQTEAALVALAPEEAERIRRWASGGQVESAESVDKPAESPVLAQLTGKDLLIAGITGGRVAVLAALIGYSQEYIGEDSVDRVTGIAERLLPGASLVAIISVLVAIVVAASLLLSIALTILIYWEFTVRMEEDRLVITRGLLEKRRAQIPLHRVQSISVNENFIRRPFGLASLSVVVAGYSSEGQENQESTVLLPLAPRAKAWLVATEILNAAPELASVALKAPPPRSLTSNGIFPTVVGLTAGIVATVLAGRVGALAFGLVPLAWLLTWLSWRCSGYALDSGYVLVRGGVFVQKTSLVPEANIQHLQLTWSFFQKWFRLATVRVHIPGTHRDATDLDSSEASAWFRRLSERAA; encoded by the coding sequence GTGGCCGCCGAGGGGCTAAAGCTCAAGCCCTCGGCCGTGCCGATCTGGTTCCTCTACGACGTAGGCAAGGGCATCCTCGGAATCCTCCCGGTCTTTTTCGCCGGACCCGCGGCCATCCCCTTCGTAGCTGGTGCGGGGCTGCTCATGTTGATTGCCCCTGCAATCCGGTACTCGAGGTTCCGCTACGACATTCAGGGCAACACGCTGATCGTCCAGGGCGGCCTGTTCAGCCGGTGGAGGCGGGTAATTCCCAGGGAGCGGGTCCAGAGCGTCGACGTGGTCCAAAAGTTGCGCCACCGGGCGTTCGGCGTTGTCGAGCTTCGCATCGAGGCGGTCGGCGGCAAGCAGACCGAGGCGGCGTTGGTGGCTCTGGCCCCCGAGGAGGCGGAGCGGATCCGCCGGTGGGCTTCGGGCGGGCAGGTCGAATCTGCCGAATCGGTCGATAAGCCGGCGGAGTCCCCGGTCCTGGCACAGCTGACCGGCAAGGACCTGCTGATCGCCGGGATCACCGGCGGCCGGGTGGCGGTCCTGGCAGCCCTCATCGGTTACTCCCAGGAGTACATCGGAGAGGACTCGGTCGACAGGGTCACCGGAATCGCCGAAAGACTGCTCCCGGGGGCCTCCCTGGTGGCGATCATCTCGGTGCTGGTTGCGATTGTGGTTGCCGCCTCGCTGCTACTGAGCATCGCTCTGACGATCCTCATCTACTGGGAGTTCACCGTCCGGATGGAGGAGGACCGCCTGGTGATCACCAGGGGCCTGCTGGAGAAGAGAAGGGCCCAGATCCCGCTTCACCGGGTGCAGTCGATCTCGGTCAACGAAAACTTCATACGGCGCCCGTTCGGGCTGGCGAGCCTGTCGGTGGTGGTCGCGGGCTACAGCTCGGAGGGCCAGGAGAACCAGGAGAGCACCGTGCTGCTCCCTCTTGCCCCGAGAGCCAAGGCGTGGCTCGTAGCCACCGAGATACTCAATGCCGCTCCCGAGCTTGCCTCCGTGGCTCTCAAGGCTCCACCGCCGAGATCACTGACGAGCAACGGGATCTTTCCGACGGTCGTAGGCCTGACTGCCGGGATTGTGGCGACCGTGCTCGCAGGAAGGGTGGGCGCCCTCGCCTTCGGGCTGGTCCCCCTCGCCTGGCTTCTGACCTGGCTGTCCTGGCGCTGCAGCGGCTACGCGTTGGACTCCGGCTACGTGCTCGTGCGGGGAGGGGTGTTCGTCCAGAAGACGTCATTGGTGCCGGAGGCCAATATCCAGCACCTCCAGCTCACCTGGTCGTTCTTCCAGAAGTGGTTCCGCCTGGCCACGGTCCGGGTGCACATTCCGGGGACGCATCGTGATGCAACCGACCTCGACTCTTCGGAGGCCTCGGCCTGGTTCCGCAGGTTGAGCGAAAGGGCCGCCTAG